A genomic region of Chloracidobacterium sp. contains the following coding sequences:
- a CDS encoding TIGR01777 family protein, producing MKILITGASGLVGAALQRSFSEKGHEMLLASRSEPKAANEIRWTVEDGFSEPERLEGLDAVVHLAGESVSGLRWSEEKKKAIRDSRVLGTRSVVDAISKLNDRPKVLVAASAIGFYGERGDEEMTESSTAGHGFLADVAKEWETEARRAEDAGVRTVLLRTGIVLSKDGGALGTMLTPFKMGVGGVVGSGKQWMSWISIDDHVRVINYVIENENLRGAVNAVSPGPATNEEFTKAMGEVLSRPTFIPLPEFAVSMLMGEMGDALLLTSTRVIPKRLQDAGFEFKYPSLKEALKHAVS from the coding sequence ATGAAGATACTGATTACAGGCGCAAGCGGTCTGGTCGGGGCCGCCTTGCAGAGGTCGTTTTCTGAGAAGGGTCACGAGATGCTCCTCGCCTCACGCAGCGAGCCGAAAGCAGCGAACGAGATCCGTTGGACCGTCGAGGATGGGTTTTCCGAACCGGAACGTCTCGAGGGACTGGACGCTGTTGTTCATCTTGCCGGCGAGAGTGTCAGCGGCCTTCGATGGAGCGAAGAGAAGAAAAAGGCGATCCGTGACAGTCGCGTACTTGGAACGCGCAGTGTCGTAGATGCGATCTCAAAACTCAATGACAGGCCCAAGGTGCTGGTTGCTGCCTCGGCCATCGGCTTCTACGGCGAACGCGGTGATGAGGAGATGACCGAATCATCAACAGCGGGGCACGGCTTTCTTGCAGACGTTGCTAAGGAGTGGGAGACAGAGGCCCGCCGGGCCGAAGACGCGGGCGTCAGGACGGTCCTGCTGCGCACTGGCATCGTTCTGTCAAAAGACGGCGGAGCGTTGGGCACAATGCTCACGCCTTTCAAGATGGGCGTAGGCGGTGTGGTCGGCAGCGGCAAACAGTGGATGAGCTGGATCTCGATCGACGACCACGTCCGCGTGATCAATTACGTAATCGAGAACGAGAACCTTCGCGGGGCCGTCAACGCGGTCAGCCCCGGTCCGGCCACGAACGAAGAGTTTACGAAGGCGATGGGCGAAGTGCTCTCTCGTCCGACATTTATCCCGCTGCCCGAATTTGCCGTCTCAATGTTGATGGGCGAGATGGGCGACGCATTGCTTCTGACCAGCACAAGGGTCATCCCAAAACGGCTGCAGGATGCCGGGTTTGAGTTCAAATATCCAAGCCTTAAGGAAGCCCTCAAACATGCCGTCTCGTAG
- a CDS encoding cyclase family protein has protein sequence MNDGYTMIADLSIPMRFGGLQPNAFGAPEAVSTPLGDTRTGSSVNYEQYTLIPHCNGTHTECVGHITDERISILDCLRDVIMPALLVSVEASAAENGDLVLTADTLRSAGLERAPDAAALIVRTLPNDDAKLSTRYDAEHIPPYFTAEAMELIVICGFTHLLTDLPSIDRLYDQGKLVNHRIFWSTPTGSSIYSSSRIYATITELIYVPSEVQDGRYALNLQIAPFAADAAPSRPILLSEMLT, from the coding sequence ATGAACGACGGATACACGATGATAGCCGACCTCTCGATACCGATGCGGTTCGGAGGGCTGCAGCCAAATGCCTTTGGCGCTCCGGAGGCTGTCTCCACCCCACTGGGCGATACGCGAACAGGCTCCAGCGTGAACTACGAGCAATATACGCTGATCCCGCATTGTAACGGAACGCATACTGAATGTGTCGGCCATATAACCGACGAACGGATCTCCATTCTGGATTGTCTGCGCGACGTAATCATGCCCGCTCTATTGGTCTCGGTAGAGGCAAGTGCCGCAGAGAATGGCGACCTGGTGCTCACGGCGGATACCCTTCGCTCGGCCGGCCTAGAACGTGCTCCTGATGCGGCGGCGCTGATTGTCCGCACTCTGCCAAATGACGATGCAAAACTCTCGACGCGATACGATGCCGAGCATATCCCGCCCTATTTTACGGCTGAAGCAATGGAGTTGATCGTTATATGCGGCTTTACGCATCTATTAACTGATCTGCCATCGATAGATAGGCTGTATGATCAAGGTAAATTAGTAAACCACCGTATTTTCTGGAGTACTCCCACAGGGTCATCTATATATTCGTCTAGTCGTATATATGCGACGATCACCGAACTGATCTATGTCCCAAGCGAGGTTCAAGACGGCCGATATGCGCTAAATCTGCAGATCGCACCATTCGCAGCCGATGCAGCCCCGAGCCGTCCGATCCTATTGTCAGAGATGCTTACATAA
- a CDS encoding LysM peptidoglycan-binding domain-containing protein, giving the protein MSLQEKYQTLLELANSNGTTYELAEGEGVLHITGMAPSEEAKQQIWDEYARIDPDYQSGDLVLNISTGAGDAGGGGHTYTVEPGDNLSKIGAKYGISWNAIYEANRDIISDPDLIHPGQELKIPGA; this is encoded by the coding sequence ATGTCATTACAGGAGAAATATCAAACACTTCTTGAACTCGCCAATTCAAACGGGACGACCTATGAATTGGCTGAGGGCGAGGGCGTCCTGCACATCACCGGCATGGCCCCGAGCGAAGAGGCAAAGCAGCAGATCTGGGACGAGTACGCACGGATCGATCCCGATTATCAGTCGGGCGACCTTGTGCTGAATATCTCGACCGGCGCCGGTGATGCGGGCGGCGGAGGCCACACCTACACCGTCGAGCCGGGCGACAACCTGAGCAAGATCGGCGCGAAGTACGGCATTTCGTGGAACGCGATCTACGAGGCGAACCGCGACATCATCTCGGATCCTGACCTAATCCATCCGGGCCAGGAACTGAAAATACCGGGGGCGTAG
- a CDS encoding cytochrome c gives MFYAKLTVLIIFVTAAAACPGSKPARVSIKDDKRYEAALFRQNCTICHGPEAEGKTLADGRVIPNLRSGEHKYTTAQQIHDHIANGGNGMVPFRNMLTEREINMLVDFVMRDLRK, from the coding sequence ATGTTTTACGCGAAGCTCACCGTTCTCATCATATTCGTCACAGCCGCTGCCGCTTGTCCCGGGTCGAAGCCTGCACGGGTCTCGATCAAGGACGACAAACGCTATGAGGCGGCCCTGTTTCGACAGAACTGCACAATTTGCCACGGGCCCGAAGCTGAAGGTAAGACCTTGGCCGACGGGCGTGTGATCCCAAACCTTCGATCGGGCGAACATAAATACACGACGGCACAGCAGATACACGATCACATTGCCAACGGCGGTAACGGCATGGTGCCGTTTCGCAATATGCTCACGGAACGCGAGATCAATATGCTGGTGGATTTCGTCATGCGCGACCTGAGGAAGTAG
- a CDS encoding L-aspartate oxidase translates to MALETDFVVIGSGVAGLRASIELAASGARVTVLTKDKASESNTEYAQGGVAVVLSDDDDVELHEEDTLVAGAGLCDEAAVETLVTEGTRYIKQLIDWGAEFDREAGKLVFTQEAAHSRRRILHSHGDSTGAELVRALIARAAAEKAITLTPFANTEQLLVSGGRCVGVSYLDPILRASREVCARAVILCTGGAGQLYQHTTNPPVATGDGMAMAYFAGAEMADMEFIQFHPTALNVENAPRFLLSEAMRGEGGILRNKYGERFMPRYDERAELAPRDIVSRSIVAEMRRTGTRTVFLDMTAMDSAFLKQRFPKIYETCSAYGLDLATDLLPVSPASHYCMGGVRTDLWGRTTLPGLYAAGEVACTGVHGANRLASNSLLEGLVFGARAGAAAVDDRWERASDPSERRRPPDGSPTLATAVRKRVKRIMWERVGILRDRDGLVRAQQEFEQIAAGSLSTSSRNFVTLGTLVAAAALWREESRGGHYRTDFPETRDEWHCHSIQQRGEVISSAERMNFDTARPV, encoded by the coding sequence ATGGCCTTGGAAACCGATTTCGTGGTGATTGGCAGCGGCGTAGCCGGCCTGAGGGCGTCGATCGAGCTGGCCGCAAGCGGTGCTCGCGTCACGGTCCTAACCAAAGATAAAGCAAGCGAATCGAATACGGAATATGCGCAGGGCGGTGTAGCAGTGGTCCTGTCCGATGATGACGATGTCGAACTGCATGAGGAAGATACGCTCGTCGCCGGAGCAGGTTTGTGTGATGAGGCTGCTGTGGAGACCCTCGTCACGGAAGGCACGCGCTACATAAAACAACTCATCGATTGGGGCGCCGAGTTTGACCGTGAGGCCGGGAAACTGGTGTTTACGCAGGAGGCTGCTCACTCGCGCCGGCGCATTCTTCACTCACACGGTGATTCGACGGGTGCGGAGCTGGTGCGGGCGCTGATAGCAAGGGCGGCAGCCGAGAAGGCGATCACGCTGACACCATTCGCGAATACCGAGCAACTGTTGGTCTCCGGCGGCCGATGCGTCGGCGTTTCGTATCTCGATCCGATCCTGCGGGCATCGCGAGAGGTCTGTGCAAGGGCTGTGATCCTTTGCACCGGTGGGGCAGGACAACTGTATCAGCACACGACGAATCCGCCGGTAGCTACGGGCGACGGTATGGCGATGGCATATTTTGCCGGGGCTGAGATGGCGGACATGGAATTTATACAGTTCCATCCGACAGCGCTCAATGTGGAGAATGCGCCCCGATTTCTCCTTAGTGAGGCAATGCGTGGCGAGGGCGGTATTCTCCGAAACAAGTATGGCGAGCGATTCATGCCGCGATATGACGAACGTGCCGAGCTTGCGCCGCGTGATATCGTGTCGCGGTCGATAGTCGCCGAGATGAGAAGGACCGGGACGCGTACCGTGTTCCTTGATATGACGGCCATGGATTCGGCGTTCTTAAAGCAGCGATTTCCAAAGATCTACGAGACTTGCTCTGCCTATGGCCTCGATCTCGCGACTGACTTGCTGCCCGTTTCACCCGCGTCGCATTACTGCATGGGCGGCGTGCGCACCGATCTGTGGGGCCGCACAACCTTGCCGGGGCTCTATGCGGCCGGTGAGGTGGCATGCACGGGCGTGCACGGAGCAAATCGCCTGGCGTCGAACTCGCTGCTCGAAGGGCTCGTCTTCGGAGCACGTGCCGGCGCCGCCGCAGTTGACGATCGGTGGGAACGCGCGAGCGATCCTTCGGAGCGAAGGCGGCCGCCTGACGGGTCGCCGACCTTGGCCACCGCAGTACGAAAACGCGTCAAGCGGATAATGTGGGAGCGTGTCGGAATACTCCGCGACCGCGACGGGCTCGTCCGGGCCCAGCAAGAATTTGAACAGATCGCTGCCGGCAGTCTGAGCACGTCATCGCGAAATTTCGTTACCCTTGGCACGCTGGTAGCGGCGGCGGCACTCTGGCGCGAAGAATCGCGCGGCGGCCATTACCGCACAGATTTTCCGGAGACCCGTGACGAGTGGCACTGCCATTCCATCCAGCAAAGGGGCGAAGTCATCTCCTCGGCCGAACGAATGAATTTTGACACTGCACGCCCGGTTTGA
- a CDS encoding ATP-binding protein produces the protein MTAICEIKLPSVIESVDAAARAADEFARSRGFTDEHMFGIDLAIRESVANAVKHGNKFDETKQVELKLADSSEGLEVTVRDFGTGFTVADVPDPTDPENLLKCDGRGILFMRSYMDDVAWSNPTGGGMEVRMLKKR, from the coding sequence GTGACTGCGATCTGTGAAATAAAGCTTCCGAGTGTGATCGAATCGGTCGATGCCGCCGCGCGGGCGGCCGACGAATTTGCCCGCAGCCGCGGCTTTACGGACGAACACATGTTCGGCATCGACCTCGCGATCCGTGAGTCAGTGGCCAATGCTGTTAAACACGGCAATAAGTTCGATGAGACTAAGCAGGTAGAACTGAAACTCGCCGATTCGTCCGAAGGGCTCGAAGTAACAGTGCGTGATTTTGGCACGGGCTTTACAGTCGCCGACGTCCCGGATCCGACCGATCCTGAGAACCTGTTGAAATGCGACGGCCGCGGCATCCTTTTCATGCGTTCTTATATGGATGACGTCGCGTGGAGCAACCCGACCGGTGGCGGCATGGAAGTCAGGATGTTGAAGAAGAGGTGA
- a CDS encoding shikimate kinase (catalyzes the formation of shikimate 3-phosphate from shikimate in aromatic amino acid biosynthesis) — protein MGVEQRVALTGFMGVGKSSVARHLANLLRCRRIDLDFFTEESEGRKIAAIIDEEGLDRYREIETRNLERLLETTDARILSLGGGTWTIPANRDLLRTHGYTTIWLESTFEHCWLNITHSRKDRPLARDKQKARQLFEERQKLYCLADWHFIVRKGYTSYDLARQIVDQVFA, from the coding sequence ATGGGTGTTGAGCAGCGAGTCGCATTGACCGGATTTATGGGCGTCGGCAAATCGAGCGTCGCCCGGCATCTGGCTAATTTGCTGCGCTGCCGGCGAATCGACCTCGATTTCTTTACCGAGGAGAGCGAGGGGCGAAAGATCGCCGCGATCATTGACGAAGAAGGCCTCGACCGTTACCGCGAGATCGAAACGCGAAACCTCGAACGTCTGCTGGAAACGACCGACGCACGGATCCTCAGCCTCGGCGGCGGAACCTGGACCATCCCGGCAAACCGCGACCTGTTGAGGACACATGGATATACGACCATCTGGCTCGAGTCAACATTCGAGCACTGCTGGCTCAACATCACGCATTCACGCAAGGACCGTCCACTGGCTCGCGACAAGCAGAAGGCCCGTCAGCTATTTGAGGAGCGTCAAAAACTCTACTGCCTCGCCGACTGGCATTTTATCGTGCGGAAAGGCTACACCTCTTACGATCTGGCTCGTCAGATCGTCGACCAGGTCTTTGCATAG
- a CDS encoding FAD-dependent monooxygenase: protein MPHVAIIGAGLAGSLLSIYLAKRGIEVDVYEARGDMRNEEVAAGRSINLALSDRGIAALSGVGMDEYMLAEAVPMYGRMIHSTAGETKLLPYSGRQGEYINSVSRAGLNIALINEAEEHATVRFHFNMRCVGFDCIAGTSKFSDGQVVSADTVIATDGAGSAVRTAMLNGGVERFDFSQDWLEHGYKELHIPPADGGGFRLEKNALHIWPRHQFMMIALPNSDCSFTCTLFLAHANADTSFDKLTNDTEVLNFFDHQFPDALPLMPTLVEDFFHNPTGNLGTIKCWPWNVKGNALLLGDAAHAVVPFYGQGMNCAFEDVRILDSLIATHGTDWPTIYEEYGALRKVNTDAIADMAEENFYEMRDRVADPVFQRKRELETRMEQTFPDYFSKYSMVTFREDMPYSIAKEKGNAQDRLLMRICTDVADVSSLDLDAVREQLAGLT from the coding sequence ATGCCGCATGTCGCGATTATCGGAGCCGGCCTTGCCGGTTCTCTGCTGTCGATCTATCTCGCAAAACGCGGGATCGAGGTCGATGTGTATGAGGCACGCGGTGACATGCGTAATGAAGAGGTCGCGGCCGGCCGCTCGATCAATCTTGCGTTATCCGATCGCGGTATCGCGGCGTTGAGCGGAGTCGGGATGGACGAATATATGCTCGCCGAAGCCGTGCCGATGTATGGCCGGATGATCCATTCGACAGCAGGCGAGACCAAGCTGCTGCCATACAGCGGCCGGCAGGGCGAATATATCAATTCCGTTTCGCGTGCCGGCCTGAATATCGCACTGATCAATGAGGCCGAGGAGCATGCGACTGTCAGGTTTCATTTCAATATGCGCTGTGTCGGTTTTGACTGCATCGCAGGCACTTCTAAATTCTCAGATGGGCAGGTGGTCTCGGCTGATACGGTTATCGCAACGGACGGTGCCGGCTCGGCCGTCAGGACAGCGATGCTCAACGGAGGCGTCGAGCGGTTCGATTTCTCTCAGGATTGGCTCGAACACGGCTACAAGGAACTGCATATACCACCTGCCGACGGTGGCGGTTTTCGCCTCGAGAAGAACGCCCTGCATATCTGGCCTCGTCATCAGTTCATGATGATTGCGCTGCCGAATTCTGACTGTAGTTTTACATGTACGCTGTTCCTGGCACATGCGAACGCCGATACCTCCTTCGATAAGCTGACGAACGACACAGAAGTGCTGAATTTCTTTGACCATCAGTTCCCGGACGCCCTGCCGCTGATGCCAACACTCGTTGAGGATTTTTTTCACAATCCGACCGGCAACCTCGGCACGATCAAGTGTTGGCCGTGGAATGTCAAAGGCAACGCGCTGCTCCTCGGCGACGCGGCCCACGCGGTTGTTCCCTTTTACGGTCAAGGAATGAACTGCGCTTTTGAAGATGTCCGCATACTTGACTCTCTCATCGCAACGCACGGCACCGATTGGCCGACGATCTATGAAGAGTATGGTGCTCTTCGCAAAGTCAATACCGATGCTATCGCGGACATGGCCGAAGAGAATTTCTACGAGATGCGCGACCGCGTCGCCGACCCCGTTTTCCAACGAAAACGTGAATTGGAGACGCGTATGGAACAAACATTTCCGGACTATTTTTCTAAGTACTCGATGGTCACCTTTCGCGAAGATATGCCGTATTCGATCGCGAAAGAGAAAGGTAATGCTCAAGACCGGTTGCTAATGCGGATCTGTACTGATGTCGCTGACGTAAGTTCGCTCGACCTTGATGCGGTGAGAGAACAGTTGGCAGGGCTAACGTGA
- a CDS encoding long-chain fatty acid--CoA ligase, whose protein sequence is MNSSATTLNLSSMVAHHARLAPEKEAVVWGDVRLTYSELDKLSNRVANALVGMGISLGDKVALSCPNLPFFPIVYYGILKAGAAVVPLNVLFTDREIEYHLRDSDAKALFVFEGTADLPLAETAKRSFDTVPSCEHLIVMTKDLLGPSPFGEHKTLTELTFDMAETFDIVATSPDDTCAILYTSGTTGQPKGAELTHANLYSNVVTTFLIHLPVLDFTDGGQKTCLITLPLFHTTGQTVQMNTNIYAGNRNVLLPRFDAKGTLDAMVAERVNFWVGVPTMYWALLRFVQETGYDISRIRETMKVCTSGGAPMPVEVMREFIEVFGVRVLEGYGLSETSPLATFNHFERPSKPGTVGQPIMGVEVRCFDDDDNEVPAGVRGEVVIRGPNVMKGYYKRSDATAEAFRTGWFHTGDIGVMDDEGYLAIVDRKKDMILRGGYNVYPRELEEVIITHPAVSLCAVIGVSDERLGEEVKAFLVLKEGAELSDAAFIDWCKTKFAANKYPRYVEFRDSLPIGGTGKIFKRALKEEAAGKSSG, encoded by the coding sequence ATGAATAGTTCGGCTACAACGCTAAACCTGTCTTCGATGGTCGCTCACCACGCGCGGCTCGCACCGGAGAAGGAGGCAGTCGTTTGGGGAGATGTACGCCTCACATACAGCGAACTCGACAAGCTCTCAAACCGGGTCGCAAACGCCCTTGTCGGAATGGGGATCAGTCTCGGTGACAAGGTCGCTCTCAGTTGTCCGAACCTGCCGTTTTTCCCAATCGTGTATTACGGCATCCTTAAGGCCGGAGCAGCGGTCGTGCCGCTCAACGTCCTATTTACCGATCGAGAGATCGAATATCACCTCAGGGATTCTGACGCGAAGGCCCTGTTTGTGTTTGAGGGCACCGCTGACCTGCCGCTGGCCGAGACGGCGAAGAGATCCTTTGACACGGTGCCGTCGTGCGAACATCTGATCGTAATGACGAAGGACCTGCTGGGGCCGAGCCCGTTTGGCGAACACAAGACGCTGACCGAGCTTACATTTGACATGGCCGAGACGTTTGACATTGTTGCGACCTCGCCGGACGATACGTGCGCGATCCTCTACACCTCGGGCACTACGGGACAGCCGAAAGGGGCGGAGCTGACGCACGCTAACCTTTACAGCAATGTCGTAACGACCTTTTTGATCCACCTGCCGGTCCTCGACTTTACAGACGGCGGGCAGAAAACTTGTCTGATCACCCTGCCGCTGTTTCACACCACCGGCCAGACGGTGCAAATGAACACGAACATCTACGCCGGCAACCGCAACGTCCTGCTGCCGCGCTTCGATGCCAAAGGTACTCTCGATGCGATGGTGGCCGAGCGCGTAAATTTCTGGGTTGGTGTTCCGACAATGTACTGGGCATTGCTTAGATTTGTCCAGGAAACCGGATACGACATCAGCCGGATAAGGGAGACGATGAAGGTCTGCACGTCAGGTGGGGCCCCGATGCCGGTCGAGGTGATGCGGGAGTTTATAGAGGTCTTTGGCGTCCGTGTCCTGGAAGGCTATGGCCTGAGCGAGACTTCACCGCTCGCGACCTTCAATCATTTTGAGCGTCCGTCCAAGCCGGGCACGGTCGGCCAGCCGATCATGGGCGTCGAGGTGAGATGTTTTGACGACGACGATAACGAGGTTCCGGCGGGAGTGCGCGGCGAGGTCGTAATTCGCGGGCCGAATGTGATGAAGGGCTACTATAAGCGGTCCGATGCTACGGCCGAGGCGTTTCGCACCGGCTGGTTCCACACCGGCGATATCGGCGTTATGGACGACGAGGGTTATCTTGCGATCGTTGACCGCAAAAAGGACATGATTCTTCGCGGCGGATACAATGTCTATCCGCGCGAGCTCGAGGAGGTCATCATCACGCATCCGGCCGTGTCGTTGTGTGCCGTGATCGGCGTAAGCGACGAGCGGCTGGGCGAGGAGGTCAAGGCGTTTCTCGTCCTGAAAGAAGGTGCCGAATTGTCAGATGCGGCTTTTATCGACTGGTGCAAGACAAAGTTTGCCGCAAATAAATATCCGCGGTACGTTGAGTTTCGTGACAGCCTGCCGATCGGCGGAACGGGCAAGATATTCAAGCGGGCATTGAAGGAGGAGGCCGCAGGGAAAAGCTCAGGCTGA
- a CDS encoding STAS domain-containing protein yields MSDITISERQAGDVTILDLDGKVTIGEGSVALRTAIRRLLGEGKNKILLNLAGVGYIDSSGIGELVSSYTAVKKEGGVLKLLGLTQKIQDLLAITKLLTVFDSYDDEGAALSSF; encoded by the coding sequence ATGTCTGATATAACCATTTCTGAACGCCAGGCCGGCGATGTCACTATTCTTGATCTCGACGGAAAGGTAACCATTGGCGAGGGCAGCGTCGCTCTGCGTACCGCTATTCGCCGCCTTCTCGGTGAGGGAAAGAACAAGATCCTGCTTAACCTCGCCGGCGTAGGCTATATCGATTCGAGCGGCATTGGCGAGCTCGTCTCAAGCTATACGGCTGTCAAGAAAGAGGGCGGTGTCCTCAAGCTCCTCGGTCTCACGCAAAAGATCCAGGACCTGCTGGCAATTACCAAGCTCTTGACGGTCTTTGATTCATACGACGATGAGGGCGCAGCCCTGAGCAGCTTCTGA
- a CDS encoding BON domain-containing protein yields MKLKLWTVLVLSAALLLSACGKSDADLQKAATDKLAAEKVAGVTVTVKDGVATLAGEVADITVKTKAEAAVKGVEGIKSVTNNTTLKPLPTPPPVSADDQMLEGKVAEGIKKLGIDTVKIEVKDGEITLSGEVAKADLAKVMQAANEAKPKKVNNKITVK; encoded by the coding sequence ATGAAACTCAAATTGTGGACAGTATTAGTGCTCTCAGCGGCGCTGCTCTTGAGCGCTTGCGGTAAGAGCGATGCCGACCTGCAAAAGGCGGCGACAGATAAGTTGGCCGCCGAGAAAGTGGCCGGCGTGACCGTCACGGTTAAGGACGGCGTTGCGACACTTGCAGGCGAGGTTGCGGATATCACCGTCAAGACCAAAGCCGAAGCGGCCGTTAAGGGCGTCGAGGGCATCAAGTCGGTGACGAACAATACGACCCTTAAGCCGCTGCCGACACCGCCGCCGGTATCGGCCGATGACCAAATGCTCGAAGGTAAGGTGGCCGAGGGTATCAAGAAGCTTGGCATTGACACCGTGAAGATCGAGGTAAAGGACGGCGAGATCACATTGAGCGGTGAGGTCGCGAAGGCCGATCTGGCAAAGGTCATGCAGGCCGCGAACGAGGCCAAGCCGAAGAAGGTCAATAACAAGATCACCGTTAAATAG
- the aroA gene encoding 3-phosphoshikimate 1-carboxyvinyltransferase: MMIAQANRIVGTIVLPGDKSISHRAAMIAAIAQGTTRIRNYSPSEDCSATLRCLSALGVRIEAGGADVIIHGAGRAALRSPAGPLDCGNSGTTMRLLAGILAGQPFECVLTGDDSLSRRPMQRIVEPLEAMGAAIEANGGRPPLTIRGRSQLAAISYNIPVASAQVKSCVLLAGLFADGIVTVSEPAVTRDHTERMLQWFGGSLTAGQDHISISNESELVGREIHVPGDISAAAFFMAAAACLEGSDIDLPDVGINPTRSAILDVLGEIGADVTIGNRREINCEPVADVRVRGGLRQRDERLVIADDRTTALIDELPVLAVLGTQLSAGIEVRDAAELRVKESDRIAGLVTNLRSMGGDVTEIEDGFRVERSRLRGTRVDSFGDHRMAMALAVAALIADGETEIDRAECVDISFPGFFDVLESVVS, translated from the coding sequence ATGATGATCGCTCAGGCAAATCGGATCGTCGGCACGATAGTGCTGCCGGGCGACAAATCGATCTCGCACCGGGCGGCAATGATCGCTGCCATTGCCCAAGGCACGACGCGGATCAGGAACTATTCGCCAAGCGAGGATTGCTCTGCGACGCTGAGATGCCTGTCGGCCCTTGGCGTAAGGATCGAGGCCGGCGGTGCCGATGTGATAATTCACGGCGCGGGACGAGCGGCTTTGCGGTCGCCCGCAGGGCCGCTTGATTGCGGCAACAGCGGGACCACAATGCGCCTGCTTGCGGGCATTCTCGCGGGACAGCCATTCGAATGCGTACTTACGGGCGACGATTCGCTCTCAAGACGGCCGATGCAGCGTATCGTCGAACCGCTTGAGGCGATGGGAGCTGCTATCGAGGCGAACGGCGGCCGTCCTCCGTTGACGATACGCGGCCGCAGCCAATTGGCCGCGATCTCGTACAACATCCCTGTGGCCTCGGCGCAGGTAAAATCGTGTGTACTGCTGGCCGGGCTTTTCGCGGACGGGATAGTGACGGTCAGTGAGCCGGCCGTGACTCGCGATCACACGGAGCGCATGCTGCAATGGTTCGGCGGCAGCCTAACGGCAGGACAAGATCATATCTCTATCTCGAATGAGAGCGAGCTGGTCGGGCGCGAAATTCATGTGCCCGGCGATATTTCGGCGGCGGCTTTTTTTATGGCAGCCGCAGCTTGTCTCGAGGGATCGGATATTGATCTTCCGGATGTTGGAATAAATCCGACACGGTCGGCGATCCTTGATGTGCTGGGCGAGATCGGAGCCGATGTAACGATAGGCAACCGCCGAGAGATCAACTGCGAGCCTGTCGCGGATGTGAGGGTGCGGGGCGGCCTTCGACAGCGGGATGAACGACTCGTGATCGCGGACGACCGAACGACTGCTCTGATCGACGAACTGCCAGTCCTCGCCGTGCTCGGCACTCAGTTGTCAGCCGGTATCGAGGTCCGGGATGCGGCGGAATTGCGAGTGAAGGAATCGGACAGGATCGCCGGGCTCGTCACGAACTTGCGATCGATGGGCGGGGACGTGACGGAAATCGAGGACGGATTTCGCGTTGAGCGTTCACGCCTGCGCGGCACGCGGGTCGATTCCTTTGGCGATCACCGAATGGCGATGGCCTTGGCCGTTGCTGCGCTGATTGCTGACGGTGAGACGGAGATCGATCGTGCCGAGTGCGTCGATATCTCGTTCCCGGGCTTTTTTGACGTGCTTGAGAGTGTCGTAAGCTAG